Proteins encoded in a region of the Mariprofundus ferrinatatus genome:
- a CDS encoding GTP-binding protein, with protein MIDKQVVKLVITGPVNSGKTTMVQNLSDSQVTATDVVPSDQVAKLKSMTTVGLDFGILKIDEQLELHLFGTPGQARFNFMWNILSKGAIAAIFLIDSTCDDSLNEMRKMYKYYREQVGLPAIVGATKQDLPGAKSVEEIASQLNLGEIMVIPVDAREKEASKMLALTVLGNALVEASAEDENNDGNYGDLF; from the coding sequence ATGATTGACAAACAGGTTGTAAAACTGGTGATCACAGGGCCTGTGAACTCCGGCAAAACCACGATGGTACAGAATCTCAGCGATTCTCAGGTGACGGCTACGGATGTGGTGCCGAGCGATCAGGTGGCAAAGCTGAAAAGCATGACCACGGTCGGGCTCGATTTCGGCATTCTCAAGATCGATGAACAACTTGAGCTGCATCTTTTTGGAACCCCCGGTCAGGCACGCTTTAATTTCATGTGGAATATCCTCTCCAAGGGGGCGATTGCAGCCATTTTCCTGATCGATTCCACATGTGATGATTCACTTAATGAGATGCGCAAGATGTACAAATATTACCGCGAGCAGGTCGGGCTGCCGGCGATTGTCGGGGCAACCAAACAGGACCTACCCGGGGCCAAAAGTGTTGAAGAGATCGCCTCACAGCTAAACCTCGGTGAGATCATGGTGATTCCGGTCGATGCGCGCGAAAAAGAGGCCAGCAAGATGCTTGCGCTCACCGTACTCGGTAATGCACTGGTCGAGGCAAGTGCAGAGGATGAGAATAATGATGGCAATTATGGCGATCTCTTCTAA
- a CDS encoding MEDS domain-containing protein: MCSSELKVNLGFTSERFPPGTHMCLIYSNEEERRETISKFLDSGLKGGERVGYFADEMSPVEVKEWLGSYDLVLPDREESGQFICSNALEVYCPEGKFEPDDMIHTLKSSYQASCDDGYPGLRVSGEMSWALRGVPGSDRLMEYEAKVNIAFRTHPVIAICQYDARRFDGSTILDVLRVHPVMVVQGRVVHNPYFIQPEAFLASLSGA, from the coding sequence ATGTGTAGCAGTGAGCTGAAGGTTAATCTCGGATTTACCAGTGAAAGGTTCCCGCCGGGTACCCATATGTGCCTGATTTACAGTAATGAAGAAGAGAGACGTGAAACCATCTCCAAGTTTCTCGATAGTGGATTGAAGGGCGGGGAGCGCGTCGGATACTTTGCAGATGAGATGAGCCCGGTTGAGGTTAAGGAGTGGCTCGGAAGTTATGACCTGGTACTGCCGGACCGGGAAGAAAGTGGACAGTTCATCTGCTCGAATGCACTGGAGGTCTACTGCCCAGAGGGAAAATTTGAGCCTGATGACATGATCCATACGCTGAAGAGTAGTTATCAGGCGTCGTGTGATGACGGTTATCCGGGTTTAAGGGTCAGTGGTGAGATGAGTTGGGCGCTTAGAGGAGTTCCGGGTTCCGACCGCCTGATGGAGTATGAGGCCAAAGTAAATATTGCGTTCAGAACCCACCCTGTCATTGCAATCTGCCAGTACGATGCTCGCAGATTTGATGGTTCTACAATTCTGGATGTGCTCAGGGTGCACCCGGTGATGGTTGTTCAGGGTCGGGTAGTTCACAACCCATATTTTATTCAGCCGGAAGCGTTCCTGGCATCTCTCTCAGGAGCCTGA
- a CDS encoding lytic transglycosylase domain-containing protein, translating into MTARITGHQQHRRLKAYFLIQPLLAAGMMMLASYPASAVELLASLDPAQTQAGNAHRPILRPLLYGINENDLEMAKNRSSIRYSDRWEMVSERSRYVRHRLVESLRAKHVPDALQVIPIVESTYNPYALSRSGAVGLWQLMPKTAMSLGISPDRKIDGRRSVEKSTTVAVQYLIDLYDRFDNWPLAIAAYNLGPNAVAARLRKEPWDIGNPLEKLPVPEETRDYVIHIIGLVALLEEGALAFPDPIKTLPVNLQPPVDLHLLAGLSGMEKDEIFHFNPSLNQAQYLSRPVTIHVPESLHAQVQESAAKAGPKFVYATVKKGDSLWSIAKTHSCSVESLKQLNRGSSKVLRIGQKLKVPANQLARASANINPLLNSDRRIRYRVRSGDSLWRIASRFGTTVKAITKINNLSSKSIIRAGDTLWVLARIRPG; encoded by the coding sequence ATGACAGCCCGTATTACAGGACATCAACAACACAGACGCCTTAAAGCGTATTTTCTGATACAGCCGCTTCTCGCAGCCGGGATGATGATGCTTGCCTCATACCCGGCTTCGGCTGTGGAGTTGCTGGCCTCTCTCGATCCGGCACAGACACAGGCTGGCAACGCCCACAGGCCAATACTCAGACCCCTGCTCTACGGCATCAATGAAAATGACCTGGAGATGGCTAAAAACAGATCCAGCATCCGCTACTCAGATCGCTGGGAGATGGTATCTGAGCGTTCCCGCTATGTACGCCACCGCCTTGTAGAGAGCCTCAGAGCTAAGCATGTGCCAGATGCACTGCAGGTGATTCCGATCGTGGAGTCCACCTACAACCCCTATGCCCTCTCGCGTTCCGGTGCAGTGGGTCTATGGCAGCTGATGCCGAAAACTGCAATGAGCCTCGGCATCAGTCCGGACAGAAAGATCGATGGGCGACGCAGTGTCGAGAAATCAACTACGGTTGCAGTGCAATATCTGATCGACCTTTATGACCGCTTTGATAACTGGCCACTCGCCATTGCCGCCTACAATCTCGGCCCCAATGCGGTCGCTGCACGCCTGAGAAAAGAGCCGTGGGATATCGGCAATCCACTTGAGAAGCTGCCGGTGCCGGAAGAGACGAGAGATTATGTCATCCATATTATCGGGCTGGTGGCCCTTCTTGAGGAGGGAGCTCTCGCATTTCCCGATCCGATCAAAACACTCCCCGTCAACCTGCAACCGCCGGTTGACCTTCACCTTCTGGCAGGCCTTAGCGGCATGGAGAAGGATGAGATTTTCCATTTCAATCCATCGCTCAATCAGGCCCAGTATCTTAGCCGTCCGGTCACTATCCATGTGCCCGAGTCACTGCACGCGCAGGTGCAGGAGAGTGCGGCCAAGGCAGGGCCTAAATTTGTTTATGCCACAGTAAAGAAGGGTGATTCGCTCTGGAGTATTGCCAAAACGCACAGCTGCAGCGTGGAGAGCCTTAAACAGCTGAACAGGGGAAGTTCCAAGGTGCTTCGCATCGGTCAAAAGCTGAAAGTGCCGGCCAACCAGCTGGCCAGGGCAAGCGCCAACATCAATCCGCTGCTTAATAGCGACCGCCGCATTCGCTACCGTGTGCGCAGTGGTGATTCTCTCTGGCGCATCGCCAGCCGTTTCGGCACGACAGTCAAAGCGATCACCAAGATCAACAACCTTTCCAGTAAAAGCATTATTCGCGCCGGAGACACACTATGGGTTCTCGCCCGCATTCGCCCAGGCTGA